In Alkalicoccobacillus plakortidis, the genomic stretch CGCAAGCGCCCTAGAAGCAGCATCACTTAAAGACATTCGCAAAGGGATACACACATTGCTCGACTCAAGAAATCCCGATGTTTGGATGCTTTTTGGTACCCTACCTTTTTATCCATGTAGTGATAATTCTGAAGACCTTGCACTACAAGAGAAGCTGTTTCAAGCAAAAAACGTCACGGTTCGTAATGATCCGGACGGTCGATCAAGATTAAATATTAACATTTTTGATGGTTCCATTATTGTGACAGACTTTGGTGACACACCTGAGCTAGGAAATGTCCAGGATACACCACTACAGCAGGCATATGACACGTGGATGCGCTCTGATATTGGTCGCTCTGTACAATGTCATTGTCCCGCTGTTCAATGCCTTGGACCAAATATATTAGTGAAAGATGCGTATTATCCAGAGGTGGATTTCTTAAAACGCAGTTCAAATTTATCCTTGTAACTCAAGAGTTAATTTTTAGCCATGTATGTGAACGAAAGGTAATCCTGCACAGGAATCCAAGCACCAATGCCTTGCTGGGTAATGTTCTTCACTTCAAGTCTTTTTTTACCACCTTTAACAACCACATATACTTCGCCATAGGTTACGTTTCCTTTCTCGTGAATGGCTGGAACGTAGCTATGCAAATAACCGACCTGCTGTGTGGATACATTGTAGGTCTGATTTTTGCGTGTGCCTTGTCCGATCACCGTATCAAATGATAAAGGCAAACCGGTGGTCTCGCCAGCATGAATCATCATCATTTTGCGAACTGCCTCTGCGTTTGGAATAGCAGCCGTTAACCCTCCTGTTACCTTTTTCTGCTGATCTTGTGAATAGGTCATTTGTGCAGGAGATTGCGCACCGCGGTTGTCTAGATAATTTGTGTTGACCTTTTGATATTGCCAGTTCACCTCTGTACCAGCTGTTTCATATGCGAGTGGCCATTCACCAAGATAAACAGAAACCCTCAGCCCGATCCCAAGCAGCGGGTTGCCTATGTGAGATTCATTTAATAAACGAATGAGGTCAGGGTTTGTGATTTTTTCATCCGTTGAATTAAGAAATTCTTGTGCCAACTCACTGGGGTGTAAATAAGGCAAATCCTGTGTCCCATTTGAATACGTATTTTCTTTTGAAATAGACAGTGCTGAATCAGGAATTTTGTATGGATTTTCTGCCTTATCTTCAGCATTGGCATATGGTTGAAAAGTGAGAATTAATGCTGTCATCAATAAAGTCATGAATACACGTCGTTTCATTCAATCTCTACCTCCTGTTTTTTATGGAGATAGTTTATACCAAGTGTCAAAAAAATATGTAATCCTGCTCGTTCTTACTGTTTTTGTGGAGGTTCAAGGAAATGAAAGAAAATCGTCCCGGCTATCGCTTTACCATGCTTATTGTGATGGTAGCCATTGCTGGTTTTGCTCAAGGTATGTTATTGCCCTTATTATCCATAATGCTTGAAGAAGCCGGAGTTTCCTCTTCATTAAATGGGTTAAACGCTACCGCCTTATATATTGGCGTTCTGCTTGCTTCCCCATTTATTGAACGGCCTGTTCGTACTTTTGGTTACAAACCTGTTATTACAATAGGGTTGATTGTGATGACCATTAGCTTGTTACTTCTGCCCTTGTGGACCTTCTTTTGGTTCTGGTTTGTGGTACGTATGGTCATTGGCATTGCTGATAATATGGTTCACTTTGCCACTCAGGTATGGATTACTTCTACAAGTACGGCTCGTAATCGTGGTCGTAATATTTCGATCTATGGTCTTGCATTTGGACTTGGTTTTGGATCTGGTCCATTAATGATTAATTTACTTATGATTGCTGAATGGCTACCCTTTGTTATCTCTGCAGCCTTAACTTTTATAACATGGATATTCGTTTCTAGACTCGTGAATGAATTTCCCTCGGAAGAATTGGATACACGTGGACCAAAAACAACGTGGGGAAGATATCGTTCTGTTGTTAAATTAGCTTGGTTTTCATTGCTACCTGGTTTCGCTTATGGATATTTAGAAGCATCTCTTCATGGTAATTATCCAGTGTACGCCTTACGGTCAGGTTTAAGTATTGATCAGGTCTCGCTGCTTCTGCCAGCGTTTGTTGTTGGCGGTTTGATCACTCAGATTCCATTAGGCTTAGCTAGTGATAAATTTGGCCGGAAAATCATTTTGCTTTCCATTGCCTCCTTAGGAAGTGTCTGTTTTTTTCTAATGATTGCTGTTGAGCATTCACCTTCAATCTTGTTCATCTTATTTATAGCAGGTGGAGGCTGTGTGGGCTCGCTTTATTCGTTGGGTGTGGCGTATATGGCTGATTTGGTCCCTACTCACCTTTTGCCTACAGCAAATGTGATGATGGCTGTTAGCTTTGGACTCGGTAGTATAACTGGACCTTTAATTGGTGGTTGGTCTATCGAATTATTTGAACATGGAAGCATCTATTATTCAATTGGAGGAATGCTGATTTTACTTGTAGGAGCAGGGTTTCTTTTCCGCCATCAACATGAAGCACAAACAATATAAAAGCAAAAAAAACGGCAGCGATTAGCTGCCGTTTTTGTTCCTGTTCACGAAAAAAGAGGATTTATTCAAATAACAATTTGGGGTCGAATCGATTATTGTCCTTCACAGGGACACCTCACTTCTCCATTGTTTGTTAAAAACAATTTTGAAATTCATCATCACTGTACATTCGTATCACCTCATAAGAAGTATACTAACAAAACGCTTCTATCCTATTGCTTGTTGAACATCAACTTAATCGAGTCAGGACCCGGAAGCAGATAAACTGCGTTCCGTAAACCTAGTATGTGCGTGTTTTTATTGCTTATTCGTCATTTTGATGATTTTTTAAGTATTTTACTTCTATCGCAGCTTCCTTTGCCGATTCAATGGCTTCCTTAGAGCTGATTCGAATATGATTCGCCGTATCAGATAGCTTTCTAAAATCAGCTGATAAATCAGATATAATGGTTGAAACTTCAGTAGCTGTTTCCTTTACTTGATCGATGATATCCTCTCGATTGTCACGAATAAAAACAAAGGTATCCGTTGTAGCTTCTTTAAGATTTTTAGCTTCCTGACAAACCTGATCACGCCACTTTTTCTTGGATAAGATGGTCGCAACTCCAATAACCGCTACCCCACCAATAATGAGTGACGTACATACTCCAGATGAACATGATTTTTTCTTCAACTATGATTCCTCCTTTGAACCTTGATTGTTCTAATCATATCAATAACGAGCCACAAAATAAAAGGCAAGTCCCTTTTAACCATAAAAAAAGCAACCACTCTACTCAGCAGTTGCTTTTACGATTAATTATATGCCTCTACAAGTAACTCATCCGTTTCCAATAATTCAAATTCATTATGAGGTTTCTTTTTTAATTCCTTTAATTCTGTTCTCATCTGTTCAATTTGTTTCTCCATTAATTCGATACGTTTCTTCTCTGACATTGTCATTTGATCTCCCCCATATCTCATCTGACTGAACAGTCGCTCAGATTAACCTTTTAAAAAAAGTCCGTTCCCATTAGTTATTAGAATCATAGTAACAATTTTCGCGCAATTTGTAAAGCCTCTTTCATTCTTTTATATTCGCCTTTTTTCGACTTTGTGTGTTAATTTTAAAAATTGTCATAATTTTATGTTTGAAAGATAATCTAACGTGCTATACTGTAGCTATATCCTAAACTAATGGTAAGGTGATACCTATGAGAAAACAATTTGTGCGATTTGAAGATCTTATGGATCAAAATCGATCAGAACTATTAAATGATGAGGACGCGCTTGACCGCCTCGACGATCGTTTGGATGCAAGAAATGCAGAGAAAGAACTGCGCAAACTAAAAAAAGCTGAACAGAACTAACGAACCTGCTTTTAACATGCTTTGAGCCCTCTAGCTCAGAGCATGTTTTTTTATGCTGCCATTCTTCAAAAAACTTCCTTTGCATGTGCATATTTCCCCTTCTTTTACACAAGGTAGAACTAACTACGCTTGAGAGGGTTGAAGTCATTGGATAGTGTACTACTGTCAAGAATGCTTTTTGGGTCATCAATGGCCTTCCATATTATATTCGCTACATTAACGGTTGGTATCACCTTAATGATCTTACTTGCAGAAATTATGAGGTTAATTAAGAAGGACGATGATTATGCGTTACTCGCCAAACGTTGGACTAAAGGTGCGGCTGTTCTTCTTGGTGTTGCAATCCCCTCTGGAACAATCGTTGCGGTTATGCTTTCACTTCTCTGGCCACATTTTATGGCAATTGTTGGTGAAGTAATTGCTTTGCCTTTTCAAATTGAGATCTTTGCCTTTTTCTTAGAGGCGTTGTTTCTTTCAATCTATGTGTACGCCGCTGACCGCTTAGGACCAGTTACACGATTGATTGCTGTCTTTTTTGTTGCTTTTGGGGCTTCAGCCTCTGCTATTCTTATCACAAATGCACACGCTTGGATGAACACACCTCGTGGATTTGATCTAGTTGACGGTCAGGTTGTAAATGTTGACCCTCTTGCTGCGATTAAAGCTCCAAGTTTTTTAGTAACAGCAAACCATGTGGTAGGCACTGCATTTATGACTGGTGCATTTGTTCTTGTAGCAGTTGCTGCGTATAAATTGTTACATAATCAGCTGTCAAAAAGAGAAATCACTTATCACCGAAAGGGATTATTATTGTCTTTAATCGTTGCTTTCATCATGTCTTCATATACAGCTTTGTCTGGTCATGAAACAGCTGTCATGTTATATGAGGAATTACCTATCAAACTTGCCGCATCTGAAGGTTTATTTAATACAACCGACAACGCAGCTCTCACTGTATTTGGCACGCCAAGTATTGAAGCAGAAGGTGTAATTGGCGGAATCGAAATACCCGGCATGCTGAGTTGGATTGCGACAGGCTCTACTGACGGAGTGATCCAGGGTTTAAATGAATTTCCACAGGATGAATGGCCACCATTGTTTATCCACACACTCTTTAACGTAATGGTAGCGATTGGCTTCACCTTACTTGGCTTAGCGGCTCTTGGCCTGGTAATTTGGTTCCTTCGTCGAAAACAAGAAGGTGTGATTTTTCCAAAATGGTTGCTTGTTGCCTTTGTTGCCTGTGGCCCACTTGCGGTTATCGGTATTGAAACAGGCTGGATTTACAGTTGTACAGGTAGACAGCCTTGGACAATCTACGGTATCCAACGAACTGTAGATGCTGCAACGAACTCAGGTAATTTAGGCATTTTATTCTTCTTGTTTTCTGTCCTTTACATTTTTCTGTTAGTACTCACTGCTTTAGTGATGTACTTCTATTTCAAACGAAACCCAGTATCAGATGAATTTCATTCTTCATCTGAACAGCTAAATAGCTAAAAAAGGAGCGACTAAAATGGACTCCATGTATATTGCCCTTCTCATCATCTGGGCGTTTCTGTTTATTTATTCCATTGCTGGCTCAATCGATTTCGGAGCCGGATTTTGGGCTATGTATTATCAAAACAGGACTGACACCGAATCATCTAGCATTGCAAATCGTTACCTTTCTCCTTCTTGGGAAGTCACAAATGTATTTCTTGTTTTGTTAGTTGTCGCTTTTGTAGGATTTTTCCCTGGAGGAGCCTCCTCTCTTGGAACTCTAATGATTGTACCTTTTTGTCTTGTGTTGATCCTGCTTACCATACGAAGTGCCTTTATGGTGTATTCACATAGTGTGCAACGATACACGCGGTTATTTACAATTTTCTCTGGAGTAACTGGTCTGTTAATTCCTGCACTATTAATCACCATTCTACCTGCTGCAATTGGCGGTTATGTAATGGATGATGGTGTAAACCAATACATTCTAGTTGATCGATTATTCTCAAGCTCGACCTTTTACACGCATATTGGGTTTGGACTTGCAACTGAATTGTTTCTGTCCTCGCTATTATTAAGCGACTATGCGCGTGAGGCCAATTCGATGGAAACCTATCATACGTATAGAAGAAACGCGATGACTCTCGGACCCATCACCTTGGCGTTTGCAGCAGCGGCAATCTACACACTTATTCCTCACGCCCCATGGATGTTTGAGAACATTACCGAAAGTTGGCGTTTAGCTCTACTTGGTTTCTCCTTACTTGCCTTCTTAATTGGTTATAGTGCACTCTGGTGGCCTGCCAAAACGAAGAGAAAAATTGGACAACCGCGTTATGCCGTCGTTTTTATTATTATTCAATTTGGACTCGCAAGCTTTGCCTACAGCTCTGCTCAGCTTCCGTACTTGCTCTATCCAGATGTAACCGTCCAAGAAGCCTTTACAAACGAAACAATGTTTAGACTCCTACTCATTGGATACGCATGTGGCATGGCTGTATTAATACCAGTGTTTATTTGGTTTTGGAGATTGTTTATGAAAGATAAGAGGTATTTGTTAAAGTAAAAGAAAAGAAGCTCCCATCTCAAATGGGAAGCTTCTTTTTTTATTCTGCTCGTATTGATGGCTCCATGTTTGGAAGGTCTTTTCTCATTCTTTTTGATACAATTTTTCCAAATAAAGCAGCTAAAATTTGCTGAAATAAAGTCCCCATAATAACCGGAAGTGTCACAGCAGGAGGAAAGTATACAACGGCGATCGCTGCTCCAACACCAATATTTCTCATTCCACAATTAAACATGATACTGATTGAGGTTTCAGATGAAAAGCGTAACCATTTTGAAGCTACTAAAGCACTAAGATAGCCTAGGATAGCAAGGGTAAGGACAACAAAAAAGATACTAACAACCTTTGAATTAATTGACGTTAAATACGGTGCTGCAACCGATCCATTTAACATAATCACGGTTAAAAGACTCACCTTCGCAAAAGGCGCCAAACCTTTGCTCATCTTAATGATCTTACCTTTTCTAAGGGAATTCACAAAGATTCCTAACGCTGATGGAAGAATAACCATCATAATTAAACCACTCATTACTCCCCACGTATCTAGTGAAATCCGTCCGCCGATAAATAGTGTAAGCGTAAGCGGGACAATAAAAGGCGAAATGATCGTATTAATTAAAATAATAGCAAGCGTTAAAGAACGACTACCTTGATAAATCGCTACCCACATAAGTGTCACCACACCTGTCGGGATAGCAAAGGCAAGCAGTATGCCAGTAGTGGTCTCAATATCCCCTGGAAAAATAAGATGCCCAATTCCAAACGCTACAAGCGGCATAAACACCTGTAAAATAATTAAACTCACGATAATCGGAATCGGATAATGAACAACATTTCGAACATCCTTAGGACTAATCGCCACACTGCTAGCAAAAGTAATAAAAGCAAATATAAATGGAACCAAAAAAACATAACTTGCAAAAAACGTACTTAACAATACACCCGTCGCAACCGCAATAGGCGTCAAAAATGGCAGCGCCCGCTCAAGCGAACGATTTAGCGTTTCTAACATGGTATCTCTCCTACCATCGATTCTCTTTTATCTTAGTTTATCATACGAGGGAAGCAAGCTGGGAACCTGCGGCGGAGGTGTTGCTGGGTCTAGATGGGGAGCGTATGGCGATTTTCGCGCAATGGCGCTGGTTGGCGCGCATTTTTTGGATTTCCGCGCACGGGACCGTCGTTTCCGCGCATTTTTCACATTTCCGCGCACCGACCATCGGTTTCCGTGCATTTTTCACATTTCCGCGCACCAACCACCGGTTTCCGCGCATTCTCCACTTTCCCGCGCACCGACCACCAGTTTCCGCGCATTTTCCACTTTCCCGCGCACCGACCATCGGTTTCCGCGCATTTTTCACATTCCCGCGCACCTGCCCAAATCCCCCTCATCACAAACAAAAGAAACGCAGCAAATACTGCGTTTCTCTCCTTTTATACCTCTTCACTTAATCGGATAAATTCTTCTACATCCTTCAGTACTACGTCAATGGCTTGTTGCCAGAAGTCTGAGTCAGTAAGGTCTGCTTGAAGGTGTTTCTGCGCCAGATCTTCAACTGTCATGCTAGCAGTGTCTTCAAGCAATGAGATGTAAGCTTGCTCAAAAGATCCTCCGACGTCAGTTGCTTGTTTGTAGATGCCCAAGCTGAATAGGTACCCAAATGTATAAGGGAAGTTATAAAATGGCACATGTGTAATATGGAAATGAAGCTTTGAAGCCCAGAAGCTTGGTGAATACTCAGAGAGCTGATTCCCGTAGGCTTCTCGTTGTGCTTCTTCCATTAGTGCGTTTAATTCTTCAGCTGATAAACTTTTCTTTTTACGAGCTTCATAGAATCGTGTTTCAAATAAGAAACGAGCGTGAATGTTCATAAAGAATGCTAGAGCACGAGAAATTTTGTTCTCTAGTAAAGAAAGCTTTAATTGTTTATCCTCTGCTTCTGCCACTAATGCGTCTGCAACAATCGTTTCAGCAAAAGTAGATGCTGTTTCTGCCACGTTCATTGCATATTGACGAGCAAAAGGCTGTTTTTCTTTTAGACAATAACTATGGTAGGCATGTCCTAATTCGTGCGCAAGTGTCGCAACATTAGCCATTGACCCATCATAAGTCATAAAGATTCGTGATTGCTTTTTCAAAGGAAAACCTGTGCAGAATCCTCCTGGTCTTTTACCTGGACGATCTTCTGCTTCTATCCAACCATCACGCAAAGCTCCTTCTGTAAAATCAGCAAGTTCAGGGCTAAATGTACGGAAGTGCTTAATGATTAAATCACATGCTTCTTGATAGCTGATTTTTTTATCATTTTCAACTGGAAGCGGTGCTGTTACGTCGTGGAAGGAAAGTGTATCAACACCAAGTAGCTCAGCTTTTTTAGACATAAATGTATAAAATGCTGGCTTGTTTGCTGTAATCGTATCCCACATAGCATTCAGCGTTTTTTCTTGCATACGGTTATAAGAAAGTGGTTCTTTTAATACGTTTTCCCAGCCTCTTGCTTCATATAATTTTAGGCGGAAGCCAGCAAGATGGTTAATCGTTTGTGAGAATACATCCGATTCCTTTTGCCATGCAGCTTCATTTGCTTTGAATGCTTTTTCACGAACAGAGCGATCACTGCTATTCATTCGATTTTGAAGCTGACCAGCAGACAACTGTTTTGTCTCACCGTCTTCTTCAAATGGAATTTCTAGTCTTCCTACCGCTTGATTGTAGAAATTCCCCCATGCGTGGTAGCCATCAATCGCCAGACCTGCTGCGAGCTTTTCTTCTGCTGGAGAGAGCTTATCTTTTGCCTTTTGGCGTTTTTCTTCAAGGTTAAATGTTACTTCATTCAGTTCAGTACGTTCAGTTATCTCTTTAAAAGCAGCTTCATCTAGTTCGGCTAGCTTTTGTTCTAAACCTGCTAATAAATTTTGCTGCTGAGCACTAATCTCTAGTAGCTGTCCCTGCAACAGTAAGGATTGTTTATCCTTCACATTTTGTGCTGTTAGACAACTAACAAAACCACCTGCATGTTGATTTCTTAGTCCAACCTCTTGAATACGTACGAGGCCATTAACTAGCTCGTCCTGAGTCAGTTCACCATCAAGTTCAGTTTCTAAATGGCTAAGCTGTGTTTTTGTTTCTTCAAGAAATGCTTGAAATTCTGCTGAATCACTTCCACCTTCAAAAAATGTTTCTAGGTCCCAATTTTCTGGATAATGCATATGTATCTCCTCCTAAGTATTTCGGATTGCGTAATACTTAGTTTATCAAATTTTTCAGAAGATAGCATCTTTTAATTATCCGAGAAAAATAGCGCCATAGAGAAGTGAGCCTAAAATGACAAACGTTGGATGGACTTTAAACTTTTCTAATAGCAACAAACTAGCTACGATTAAAATGATAGTCTGAATCGCTCCAAGCTCCATCCCAAGAAGTTGCAAAGAAATCATAAGCAAGTAAACCAAGTAGAATCGCAATCGTTGGTTTAATCAACTTTGTAAGTAATTTGATCTTAGGTGAATCCTTAAATTTCAATAAAATTTTCAACAGAATAATCATTAAAAATACGGTTGGTGCTACCGTTGCAAATAACGCAATGGCTGCCCCAGGAATTCCAGCAACCTCATAGCCAATTTGACCAGCAAGCTTTGTTGCTATTGGACCTGGAAGAGCGTTTGCTAACGCCACTAGTTCACCAAAATCCTGTGTAGTCATCCAAGCCATACCGGTTAACAACCTCGTTTTGAATAAGTGGAATAGATGGAGGTCCTCCTCCGTACCCAACAATTCCAGGAATAAAAAATGCAATAAATAATTGAATTAAAACCATTAGGTCCTCCTCCTAGCCCGTTTGCTGTTCTTTTTCTTTCTTAGTTGGTTTAAATAGTGCATAGGCAATTAAAACAACAATAATAATAGCAGGATGAATCCCCAAAAACTGCATGCCTATTAAACTAACAACTGCCAAAACAATCGTCCCAATCCAACCAAGACTTTTCCCCGACTGTTTTGTAAATGTATACGTCATAACAAGAAGCATCACACCAACTACAGGTGTAACAGCCTGTGTCATTCCTTGTACGATTGGTGACTCACTGAATGATGTTAGAATGCTTATTAGAACAATAAGCATAACAACGGTTGGGATGATCGTAGCTAACAAGGCATTTAGCATACCTACCCATCCTCCAAGTCGATAGCCAATATAACCAGACATTTTTGTTGCTATTGGTCCTGGAAGAGTATTCCCAATCGCTAGAATATCAGCAAACTCTTCATCGTCCATCCACTTGTAACGCTTCACAACTTCATCGTGTACAAGAGGGATCGTAGATGGTCCCCCACCGTAGCCAAGCAATGTTGATCTAAAAAACGCAATAAAAAGATCCTTCTGTAGCTTCCAATTCATAAACCTTCCTCCTACCTATCAAACATAATCCTCTCTAATACTAATCGAATTATGAGCATCTGACAAACAAAAAAACGTTTCTTCCTAACAAAAGGTAAGAAACGTTCTAAATTCAATTACTTAAAGAAATTTATTGATTTTCGGGAAGACTCTAGTTGCGGTGTGATAAAAAAAGTCCTCATGAAATGATTCTGGGATCATATCTGCAAGCCATTCCATATATGGTTTCACTTGCACAAGTGGCCAATCGGTGCCAAACAGTAAGCGATCATAGCTGTCGCAATAAACTAACGCTTGGCGTAAGTGATCAAAATAACGATTGTCTCGATCAAAGTGTCTACCAACTCTTTCACCAGTTCCCACAATGAGTCCAGAAAGGTCTGCAAAGACATTCCGATTTTTATAGATCAATTCAGCAGCTGTTAAGCACCACGGGTCCCCAAAGTGCGCCATCATAAAGCGAACATCTCGATGCTCAACTGCTACTTCGTCAATGGACAAAGGATGAGAATACTTTAACAACCCTTTCTCAGCATATGTATCTCCCGTGTGATAAACAACAGGAATATCATATTGCTTAGCAAGCCTATATACAGGTTGATACACTTCATCATAAGCATAATAAGGGTAGTAACCGAGATATATTTTTATACCCACAACCCAATCCTTTTGCAGCTCTTCTTCTAATTCAACTAGCGATTTTTCTGTAAAAAGAAACGGATTGATGCCAATACAACACATAATCTGTTTCGGCCTCGTTTCTAGATCAAGACCCATTAAAGCTTGTGCGGACCGATCTGGAAACTCACCTGGAGAGGTCTCCACCACTCCCATTCCAATACCTAATACAACATTGGCATCCTTGTATTCCTTTAATAATCCCTCAGCGTTGTAAGAAATATCGGCTAAGTCTTTTGCCGTGTCCTTAAAAGATTGGATATTTGAAAAATGCAGGTGCGCATCAATGACTTTCATGATTACCCTCCATGAATCTAAGTTGTTTCAGCCACTCCCATCCAGATGTAGAGTGAAGTTCATCCGTAACACAATAGTAAGTAGGATTGGAACGAACCGATGCTGTATCTGGTGTAGCTGTATGTGTTTGACTCGTTTCATAAACCAACGCTTCTGCATTTGAGTAAATATCTGCGTCACCATTTGTCGGAATAATTGTTAGACCTTCAGTAGCCTTCTCATCCCATACTCGTAATATAGGACTTAACTGACTTCCCGATAATTCAATGCCTTCCTGCCCGGAAAATTTCCATTGCGTGTCTGATTCGTACGGAAAATACTTCAACAAAGCATTTTGTTTATCCAAAAACGAAACCGATCTAAATTCATCTGCTGTAAGCAATTGATTTGGATGACTAATTTCATAATAAGTCGCTACAATTGGACTTTGTGGTAACGTTAAATAAAACTGTCTAAGTTTCATTCCCATCCAATCCGGATGGTCGATGAAGTCTATATCAAGTTGAATACCTTTCCATTTATGGCCCCATTGATCTAATTGAGTAACAAATGAAGCGCTACGTGTTTGTTTTAATAAGGTATAGAGGTTGACGTTACCAGGTAGCGTATGAACGCCTCCACCCCATGGGTTCCACCAGGACTTCGGACCAGGCTTTGGAAACGAATGATCAAGCCACTCCTTTGTGTGTGTTGTAAGTGAATACATAGATGGGAAATATTCTGGTGCTACTTTAAAGGTTAACATACCATTTTTAAGTGTCCAAACCTTCTGTCCTTGCTCGTGATTGATTTCTTTTTGGATTTCTGATTGTTGCATCGGTATTGCTTTAACTGAGTACGTAGACTTACCCGCATCAGTTAAAATGGTTGTCTCTAGATTTGTGATCGTATTAGTAGATAGTTTTTGCTTAAAAGCTTGGCTCGATATGCCTTCAAGGTTCACCTTTTCTTCCAATTGATCATTCACTTTCACTTTTCCAGTTGTCACCTGCTTTGATGATGGCTTAGCTCAATCTCAATCTCATGACCAGGCGTAAAGAAGCCATGGTGTTTTGAAAAACTTAGATCAATTAGTTTACGAGTTGGCTGTTGTTTTAGATCCTGCTGAAATACTTGCCAATTAGCATACACATCTATATCAATCTTTAGCGGTTCAAACTCGTGCGTTACTCCAGGTTCTACTTCTTCTGCCTGCTGCTCCAATACTGCCTGCAAGCTAGGTGTATACAGGTTCGCGTTCTTTGGCCACTGCACGCCAAATGTATGGGAATCACCTTCAATAAAAAGCCATGGCTCACTTAATTGGTTGAGTGGCAATAACTCGAGTCCAACCGATTCATCAGCTTCAAGAATAGTCCCTTCTATTGGAAAGATCACTTTTTCTTCATTTAAATAAAATAACTGTCCCGTATCCAATTTGGTTAGAGCTGATTCGCCAGTATTCGTTACGTTTAAGGCAGCGGTTAACTGTCCATCATTTGACCAAGTTATGACTCGAGTAATTCTGCAATGTGGTTTTTCGAGTTGGTAGTTTAGCTTAAGGGTAACACCTTCTATATGTCGTTCCCACGTATAGCTGTCCCATGTTTTCTTCGCTAGATAATGCGAGGATGGTTTGCCAATAATGGGATGCA encodes the following:
- a CDS encoding YfkD famly protein — its product is MKRRVFMTLLMTALILTFQPYANAEDKAENPYKIPDSALSISKENTYSNGTQDLPYLHPSELAQEFLNSTDEKITNPDLIRLLNESHIGNPLLGIGLRVSVYLGEWPLAYETAGTEVNWQYQKVNTNYLDNRGAQSPAQMTYSQDQQKKVTGGLTAAIPNAEAVRKMMMIHAGETTGLPLSFDTVIGQGTRKNQTYNVSTQQVGYLHSYVPAIHEKGNVTYGEVYVVVKGGKKRLEVKNITQQGIGAWIPVQDYLSFTYMAKN
- a CDS encoding MFS transporter — protein: MKENRPGYRFTMLIVMVAIAGFAQGMLLPLLSIMLEEAGVSSSLNGLNATALYIGVLLASPFIERPVRTFGYKPVITIGLIVMTISLLLLPLWTFFWFWFVVRMVIGIADNMVHFATQVWITSTSTARNRGRNISIYGLAFGLGFGSGPLMINLLMIAEWLPFVISAALTFITWIFVSRLVNEFPSEELDTRGPKTTWGRYRSVVKLAWFSLLPGFAYGYLEASLHGNYPVYALRSGLSIDQVSLLLPAFVVGGLITQIPLGLASDKFGRKIILLSIASLGSVCFFLMIAVEHSPSILFILFIAGGGCVGSLYSLGVAYMADLVPTHLLPTANVMMAVSFGLGSITGPLIGGWSIELFEHGSIYYSIGGMLILLVGAGFLFRHQHEAQTI
- a CDS encoding FbpB family small basic protein, with translation MRKQFVRFEDLMDQNRSELLNDEDALDRLDDRLDARNAEKELRKLKKAEQN
- a CDS encoding cytochrome ubiquinol oxidase subunit I, whose protein sequence is MDSVLLSRMLFGSSMAFHIIFATLTVGITLMILLAEIMRLIKKDDDYALLAKRWTKGAAVLLGVAIPSGTIVAVMLSLLWPHFMAIVGEVIALPFQIEIFAFFLEALFLSIYVYAADRLGPVTRLIAVFFVAFGASASAILITNAHAWMNTPRGFDLVDGQVVNVDPLAAIKAPSFLVTANHVVGTAFMTGAFVLVAVAAYKLLHNQLSKREITYHRKGLLLSLIVAFIMSSYTALSGHETAVMLYEELPIKLAASEGLFNTTDNAALTVFGTPSIEAEGVIGGIEIPGMLSWIATGSTDGVIQGLNEFPQDEWPPLFIHTLFNVMVAIGFTLLGLAALGLVIWFLRRKQEGVIFPKWLLVAFVACGPLAVIGIETGWIYSCTGRQPWTIYGIQRTVDAATNSGNLGILFFLFSVLYIFLLVLTALVMYFYFKRNPVSDEFHSSSEQLNS
- a CDS encoding cytochrome d ubiquinol oxidase subunit II is translated as MDSMYIALLIIWAFLFIYSIAGSIDFGAGFWAMYYQNRTDTESSSIANRYLSPSWEVTNVFLVLLVVAFVGFFPGGASSLGTLMIVPFCLVLILLTIRSAFMVYSHSVQRYTRLFTIFSGVTGLLIPALLITILPAAIGGYVMDDGVNQYILVDRLFSSSTFYTHIGFGLATELFLSSLLLSDYAREANSMETYHTYRRNAMTLGPITLAFAAAAIYTLIPHAPWMFENITESWRLALLGFSLLAFLIGYSALWWPAKTKRKIGQPRYAVVFIIIQFGLASFAYSSAQLPYLLYPDVTVQEAFTNETMFRLLLIGYACGMAVLIPVFIWFWRLFMKDKRYLLK
- a CDS encoding bile acid:sodium symporter family protein, coding for MLETLNRSLERALPFLTPIAVATGVLLSTFFASYVFLVPFIFAFITFASSVAISPKDVRNVVHYPIPIIVSLIILQVFMPLVAFGIGHLIFPGDIETTTGILLAFAIPTGVVTLMWVAIYQGSRSLTLAIILINTIISPFIVPLTLTLFIGGRISLDTWGVMSGLIMMVILPSALGIFVNSLRKGKIIKMSKGLAPFAKVSLLTVIMLNGSVAAPYLTSINSKVVSIFFVVLTLAILGYLSALVASKWLRFSSETSISIMFNCGMRNIGVGAAIAVVYFPPAVTLPVIMGTLFQQILAALFGKIVSKRMRKDLPNMEPSIRAE